In Phycisphaerae bacterium RAS2, the DNA window TGCAATGAGCACTTCGACTTGCGCTCGAATCTCATCACCAGCAGGTTCGTCGCTGAAGAGCGGCTTGTAAGGGCAACCAAACCGCGCCAAAAGAGCGACGGCGATGTCCTTCGTGAATCCCAAGTCGCGCGGAATCCAGACATATTTGTCAGAATCCATTATGTGCCTTTCGTGATCACTAATGCCTATACAAGGCATTATTGGCGATCCGGTCCCTGCATCCTATCACTCGTCGCCCGTCCATGAATGCGATTTCGTGAATCAGGATACCATGGCGCATCGGCACAGGCCGCAAATTCGCCAATATCACATTTGGGGTGCACGAAATCCCATTGCTCTTGTGGAAACGCGACCAAGAGAACTTGGATATCACAGCCACTCCGCAGACATAACAGCCGTTTCCAGTATTTGCTCATTCCATGGACTATCAGGAACCGCTCCCTTCATTAACGCGGATACTTGCCGGCTCCCTGCAACCAATCGCCATGAAATGTATGATGCCTGCATGAGCGGCCTATTCGACGGCACTCCGCTTGAGCGACCCGTGACCTGCGAACATTGCGGCGCGGCAATGGCCGAGTGTCGTTGCTCGCGCGGCGAGGATGGTCGCGTTGTGCTGCCCAAGGACCAGCCGGTACGCGTTTCGCGAAAGCGAATCAGCGGCGGGCGATTCGTGACGACGATCACCGGGCTTGTCCTTGGCGACGAGAACAAGGCGGCGATGCTGAAGCGGTTCAAGGCCTCGCTCGGCACCGGCGGCACAATTCAGGATGCTTGCATCGAACTTCAGGGTGACCACCGCGACAAGCTTGTCGATCTCCTCCGACAAGAAGGCTACCGAGCCAAGCCATCCGGCGGATAGCCCGATGTCCGGTCAATCCGGAGATCGTGTCTGAGAACGACTCTGACATCGGCGTGCTCGTTGGCGATGACGGGAAAGTCTGCTATTGCAACAAGCACAACCGGGGACAGGCCTATTCCTGGGCCGACGTCCGACGCGCCCTCGAGGGCAAACGACATAATGCGCGCCGCGCATCCTTCCCAACTGACACGCTTCCCCAGTGGCAAGACGTTCCAGCCTCAGCAGTCGGGGGGAGGCCAACGCGCGTGTTTGTAGTCACCGGCGACCGTGACTGTGACAAAACCCCCGCAACTCCACGGGATTCTTAGGTTCTGTCACCTGTCACGCGGTGGAGCGGCCCCAAAGAGCCTGTTTCGGCAGCGGCGAAGGCGGGGTTTGGACTCGCAGGCGGGCCGCATCGTATCGTCGAGTTAGACGGCTTACGAAGTCCGGCGGAAGGCCGTAAGCCGGTCAATAGTAGAAACAGTGAGGCAAGCAAGTAATGGCACGAATCTTCAAACAGAGTTGGTCCAAGCGTTTGACCGACGGCACTGTCCGCCGGGGGCAGGCCAAAAAATGGTACATTGAGTACCGCGATGGCGACGGCATTCTCCGCAAGGCCGTCGGCTTTGCGGACAAAGTCGCTACCCGACAACTCGCCGCTGAACTGGAGCGCAAGGCCGATCGGCAACAGTCCGGCCTGCGTGATCGCTTCGAAGATCACCGCAAGCGCCCGCTGGCCGAGCATCTTGTGGATTGGCAGAACGACTTGCTCAACCGCGGCCGAACACAAGCACACGCAGAACTGGCTTTGTACCGCGCCCGTGCGATCATCCAATCATGCCGATTTGTCTTCTGGACGGACGTCACTGCGAGTCGTGTCCAGACCGAGCTTGCTAATCTCATTGAGAAAGGTCGCAGCACCAAGACAGTGAACTACTATCTGCAATCGGTCCGGCAATTCTTTCGCTGGCTGGTGCAAGACGGCCGGGCACCGGACAGTCCCCTTGCGAGCTTACGCGCCCAAACCGTCACCGACGAACGAGAGCGCCGAGCGCTAGACGCCGAAGAACTCCGCTGGCTCGTCGACGCGGCCGAGCACGGCCCGGAGTGGCGGGGCATATCCGGCGTGGATCGCGCCAAGGTTTATCTAACGGCCGTGCAAACGGGCCTCCGGGCATCCGAACTGCGAAGCCTTACACCGACGAGTTTCGATCTGAATAGCAGTCCGCCAACGGTGACGGTTCAAGCAAAGCATTCGAAACGGCGGCGACTGGATGTCCTTCCAATCCCTTGGTCGCTCGCGGAGGAACTGGCTAAGTATTTCAGGAGAAAGCTCCCAACTGCTTTGGCGTTCTCGGTGCCGCCGTCCTGCGACACGGCAGACATGTTTCGATTTGACTTGGCCGCTGCTCGAAAGGCGTGGATCGATGCCGCCCCGACCGATGAGGATCGGGTAGAGCGGGAGATGTCCTACTTCCTAAAGCCGATTGATGCATCTGACCGGACTGTCGATTTCCATAGTTTGCGGCACACCTTCATTTCAAACCTCGCGCGCGGCGGAGTTCACCCCAAGATCGCGCAGCAACTCGCGCGGCATTCGACGATTACGCTGACGATGGATCGGTACTCCCACACGGTCATGGGCGACCTGACGGATGCGCTCACGGTCCTTCCGGATATGGCAAGCCGTCCGGCAAAGGAATGCGAACAGCGAGCGACCGGCTCTTGCGGTCCGACGGTATCTTCCGACGATCGCGGCGCGGGCGCAATTGTGCAACACGCCGCGACAAGTCGTCGGTTGCTCACGGCACCGACGCGTGCTGGAGGAGCATCGGCGCTTACCCCTTTTCTTACCGGAGCGGCTGCCGTGAAGAGTCGCGACATGACGGCGGCATTCGCTGCTGCCCGGCCTGGCGCTGGAATAACACGGGTTGCAACGCGCCCGGAGGGATTCGAACCCCCGACCGTCGGATTAGAAATCCGATGCTCTATCCAACTGAGCTACGGGCGCATCCATCCCATCATATCCGCTGGATCGGCCTCCGAACACGAGGCGCGAGCGTCTTTGCCCGGTCGGGCAGGCCCACCATGGGTAACTGTGACGGCGGCCGCGGGCAAGCGGGTGGCGTTCGTCAGGCGACTACGCAGGCCGGTCACCCGCGACCAGCGAATCGCTGTCGCCGCCGCTGCCGGCCGGGGGTTGCGGCCTTGCGGGCGGGGTCGCGTTATAATACCAGCGGCAAGCCAACCAAACAGGAAAAGACATCCATCAGTCTGAAGGAGACACAACCATGAGTACGCGCAAGGAGTTGGGCCGGGCCGTCGGGTCGGGCATCTCGGGGCATGCGTTCGGCGATGTTTCGGCATGGATCGTTCGCTCGCGTGCGGTTCGGCGCGTGTGCGTCGTTGCAGCCGTTGCCGGCCTGGCGTTCGCGGCGTTCTCGACACCTGTGGCGTATGCCGGACCGGATGAGAAGCCGGGGAGCCTGACGGAATTGCAGTCCCAATTGCGAAAAGAGTATCGCAGCGGGAATTATGAGGCGGCGCTGAAGACCGCCGAGAAGATTCAGTCGATGCAGCCGGGCGAGGTGTACGCGATGTACAACGTGGCGTGCATGAACTGCCTGACAGGCAAGCACGACGAGGCGTACAAGTGGCTGGAGAAAGCGATCGACGCGGGCTATCGCGACGCCGACGGGTTGATCGAGGATTCGGATTTTCGCACGATTCGAGGTGAAGACCGCTTTCGCGATCTCGTGCGGCGCATTCGAGCCGCAACTCCGGAGGCGAAGCAAGGCAGCGGCGTCGCGGATGCGCGCAAGAAGGACCCGCCCGCGCCGGTGAAGAAGGCCAGCGACCGTCAGCCCGAGGAAGAAGACGAGGGCGACAAGCCCAAGAAGGACGCGAAACCCAAGAAGGTTGTCAAGAAACTGTCGCCGCAGGAGGCGAGTGAGAAGATCAACGAACTGACGCAGGAGTTGATCGAGGTCTCCAGCGAGGGAGAAAAGGAAAAAGCGCTGAAGCTGGCGACCGAGGCGTACGAGATCGCCAAGGCGTCGGAAGTGGGGGGGTTGATTTCTCTCACGTCGTACAACATGGCGTGCATGCATTCATTGAAGAAAAACACGGACGAGGCGTTCAAGTACCTGGAGGAGGCCATTGGCGCCGGTGGATTCGGGCGCGACATGAAGGAGCAGATGGAGGGCGACAGCGATCTGGATCACATCCGCAAGGACGCGCGCTACAAGAAACTGCTGGAGAAGGCCAAGAACGCGCAGCCACCTGCGGCGGCGCGCGGCGGTCGGCGCGGCGCAGCCGATAAGAAGGTCGGCTTCCGCTACGAAGTGACGACGCCCAAGGGATTGAACAAGAGCAAGGCGGCGCCGCTGGTCGTGGCACTGCACGGGTTCGGCAGTTCAGCAGCGGAGGAGAAGGACACATGGCGCGAAGCGGCGGCGAGCGCCGGCGCGATCCTGCTGACGCCGCAGGGGACGAACCAGCGCGGCTCGTCGTACAACTGGGGCGACAACCTCGACGAGATCGAGGAGAACATCATGTCGGCGATCGACGACGTGATGGACAAGCAGAAAATCGACAAGAAGAAGATTGTCATCGTTGGGTTCTCGCAGGGGGGCTGGGCTGCTTATTCGTTGGCCCTTCGCAACCCCGACACGTTCTGCGGCGTCATTCCGGTTTGCGGATTGTGCAAGGAGTCCGAGTCGGCCTTTGATGACGACGCCGTGAAGAACCTTCGCGTGTGCATTCTGTACGGCTCCGACGACGAGGACGAGATCCTCGATTCCAACAAGAAGGCAGCCGAGAAGTTCAAGCAGAGCGGGGCGAAAGTCTCGATCAAGGCCTACGACGGCGGCCATGCGTATCCCTCCGACACCGACGAGGCCTTGGCTGACGCGCTGAAGTTTGTTTTGAACAACTGACGGCAGCCCAGCCATTTTCCATTCCGGTCACCGGCGCACGCGACCGCCATCGCGAGCGCTGCCGGTGCGCCCGCATGACGGTTGGCGGCTACAATGCGCGCCAATCGGGGCGAGGGTTCATGGACACCGACGCATTGTTTGATGATCTGACCGAGCCGCAGCGACAGGCCGTCGCGCACACCGACGGGCCGTTGCTCGTGCTGGCGGGGGCCGGGTCGGGCAAGACGCGCGTGATCACGCGGCGTGCGGCGTACATCGCGGCGACGGTCGCCTCGCCGGATCAGATTCTCGCGATCACGTTCACGAACAAGGCCGCGGGCGAGATGCGCGATCGCATCGCAAACCTGGGCGCGCTGGGCGACGGGCCTTACGCGCGGATGTGGGTCTGCACGTTTCACAGCCTCTGCGCACGGCTGCTGCGGCTGTACGCCGATGCGGCGGGGGTGTCGCGTTCGTTCACGATTCTGGATGACGGCGACCGGGCGAAACTTGTTCGAGAGGCCATCGAGGCGAGCGAGTTGCGCGTGGAGAACTGGACGCCGTCGTCCGTCGAGCACGCGATCAGCGACGCGAAGAACAATCTTCTGACGCCGCAGGCCTATGCCGACCAATCGATGGATTTTCACGGTCGGACGGTGGCGCGCATCTATGAGAACTACCAGGCGCTGCTGGCCCGCAATCAGGCGGTGGACTTCGATGATCTGCTGATGCTCACGGCGCGCTTGCTTACCGAACAGGACGATGTTCGCGCGACCCTGTCGGATCGTTTTCGTTATTTGCTGATCGACGAGTATCAGGACACGAACCACGCGCAATACGTCATCGCCAGTCGCCTCGCCGCAGCCCGGCGGAACATCTGCGCCACGGGCGACCCCGACCAGTCGATCTATGCGTGGCGCGGCGCGAACATCCAGAATATTCTCGATTTCGAGGAGGAATATCCCGACGCGACGGTGATTCGGCTGGAGCAGAACTTTCGGTCGACCGCGGCGATTCTCGCGGCGGCGTCGGCCGTCATCGCCTGCAACCAGCGGCGCAAGGACAAAGCGCTCTGGACCGAGCAGGAGAGCGGCCCGGCCGTGCGCGTTTGGCGCTGCGAGGACGAGCGAGCGGAGGCGCAGCGCATCGCAGAAGACATCGCCTGGCACCTGCGCGAGGGTCGGACCGGCGGCGATGTCGCCGTGTTCTACCGCGTCAACGCGATGAGCCGCGCGATTGAGGATGCATTGCGCACGGCGGGTATTCCGTATCAGATCGCGCGCGGCGTGGAGTTCTACAATCGCAAGGAGATTCGGGATGTGCTGGCGTATCTGCGCGCGATCGTGAACCCGGCCGATCAGCCGGCGTTGTTTCGCGCGATGAGTAACCCTTCGCGCGGGATCGGCGCGGCCACGCAGGCCAAGATTCGCGCGCTGGCCGACCAGCATGGAATCACCGTAAGTGACGCGCTGGAGCAGCTCGCGGCCGGAGGCGGTGCGTTGGGGAAGAAGCTGAAAGCTTTTGCGAGCTTGATGCGACACTTGCGTGCGATGCCGTCGCAGCCCGTTCGACCGATCGTGGAAGCTGTGTTGAGCGAGGCGGGATTTGATCCGTCGGCTGGCGGCGGGCAGCGGTCGCTGGGAGGTGACACGTCGGGGTGGCTGGAGAGCGACGCGGTGGAGAACGTGCGCGAGTTGGTGACAGCCGCGCGGCAGTTTGATCAGGACAACCCCGAGGGCACGCTGACCGACTGGCTGCAACAGATCAGCCTCGTGTCGGATACGGACGCGCTGGACGAGCAGGGCGGCGCGGTGACGCTGATGACGCTGCACACGGCGAAGGGGCTGGAATTTCCGCTGGTGTACATCGCCGGACTGGAGGAGAACCTGCTGCCGCATCGCCGGGCACTGCGCGAGGGCGAGGACGACATCGAGGAGGAGCGGCGACTGTTCTTCGTGGGCATGACGAGGGCGATGGACTCCCTGACGATCACGCACGCGAAGTATCGCATGACCCGCGGCATCACGGAGCGCTCGGCGGCGTCGCGGTTCTTGAGTGAGTTGCCGGAGGGCGGCGTGGAACAGGAGTCGTTCGAGATCGAGCGCGATCGGGCGCGCGGCCATCTCGGTGAGTTCAACGAGGGCGACGAAGCGTTTGACGCGTCGGGCTATCATCCGGGTCAGCGCGTTCGGCACGACGAGTACGGCGAGGGGACGGTGCTGAACGTGGAGACGCGCGGGCGAGCGCCGTACGTGCGCATTCATTTCGACTGCGGCGAGCGCAGCTTCGCGCTGGAGCATGTATCGTTATACATCATGGATGGGGAGTGTTAGACTGCACGGCCGCGAAGAGTGGAGAATGTAGAATGAAGTATGGAGAAAGGGTGCTGAAACGTGTGCAGAGTGCGCGCCGCGATTTGGGCACGACTGTTTCTCCATTCTTGATACTGCATTCTACATTCGCCACCGAAGGTGGCGCGCCATGAACCACGTCGCCGTTATTCTCGCCGGCGGCTCGGGACGTCGCTTGTGGCCGTTGAGCCGGGCGGATCGCCCCAAGCAATTGCTACGCATCGTTGAGGGGCAGAGCCTGCTCCGCCATGCTTACGACCGCTTGCGCCTGCGGCTCGCACCTTCGAACATCTTTGTCGTCGCGCTGGAGCGGCACCTCGACGCGATCGCCGCGCAACTCGAGGGCATCCCGCGCGAGAATCTCATCGGGGAACCGGTCGGCCGCGACACGGCCAACGCGATTGCCCTGGCGGCGGCGATTCTGAACGAGCGCCGGCCCGGCTGCACGATGGGCGTCTTCACGGCCGATCACATCATTCGACCGATCCAGACGTTCAGCGAAATCGTTGCGAGGGGTTACGAGACGGCCGAAGCCCACGCTGACGCCCTCGTCACGTTCGGCATTCGCCCGACCGAGCCGAGCACGCAGATGGGTTACATCGAGCGCGGCGAGCCGATCTCGCCCGGCGTGTTCTCGGTCAAATCGTTTCGCGAGAAGCCCGACGCCGCGACGGCGAAGCAATATGTCGCGGGCGGCGTGCATGATTGGAACAGCGGAATGTTCGTGTGGCGACTGCCGACGATCGTGGCGGCGCTGCAGCGTCACCTGCCGCAGGCGTGGGAGACGCTGGTGCGGGTGGCGCCGCAGTGGGGCAGCTCAACGGGCACGCGCGCCGCGGCGGCGGTGTACCCGACACTGACAAAAACAAGCATTGACTACGCCGTGATGGAGAAGGCGGCGAAGGTGCTTGTGGTCGAGATGCCGCTGGAATGGCACGATCTGGGTCATTGGACGAGCCTGCCGATCGTAGTCGGCGGCGACGGCGCGGGGAACACAGTGTCGGCATCGCGGGTGGCGGCCCTGGCGGCGAAGGGCAACATCGTCGTTAGCGAAGAGGATCATCTGATCGCGGCGATCGGCGTCAGCGATCTGGTGATCGTTCACAGCGCCGATGCGACGCTTATCTGTCACAAGAGCCAGCTTGATCGACTCAAGGAACTCCTCGATGGCATCGGTGGGGAGTACGGCACGCGCTACGATTGACCACAAACTCGGCGGGGAAATCGTTCAGCAATCGAAGCGTCAACAAGTCGAAGCGCCAATAAGTCGGAGCAATGAAGGCGAGCGAAGCCGACGGATTGGAATCCGTCGGCGTGTGATCGCACGGATTCCTGATCGCCTCCCAATCCCGGCGCAGAGCGTTACAATATCGCGCATGCAGCGCATCCTCGGAATCGACTACGGCACCGCGCGAATCGGCATCGCAGCCGCCGATCTCGAAACAAAGGTGGCCGTGCCGCTGACGGCGCTCGCCGGCCGCAACGACGTGACGCGGGATGCCCGAGCCGTCGCGGACGCCGGCGCGGAGCAGGGGGCGGCGGCGTTTGTCGTCGGCCTGCCGTTGAACATGGACGACACCGATTCGCAGCAGACGGCGCTGACCCGCCGGTTCGCCGGCGAGTTGGCGCGGCTATCTACGAAACCAGTCTATTTTCAGGACGAACGTCTCTCGTCCATGGCCGCGGCCGATGCCCTGCACGATGTTCACGGCGGCCGGCGAAGCGGTCAGCGCCGCGCGAAGCAGAGCGGCCGGCTCGACGCCGTCGCGGCGCAGCGCATCCTGCAGGCCTACCTGGACAGCCCTGAATCCGTGTTGCCGGGCCGATAACGCGCGGCGGTGCGATGTTCGACGCGCCGCCGAGCGGTTACTATTAGAAGGAGCGTGAGCGAACCGATCATCCGCGGACGCCGAGCGGGGCCGGTCAAGGAGACGCAGCATGGCAAAGGCAGGTTCGACGTTGTTCGGCAAACCGCGTCACGAGGGCGTGCGCGTCGTCGTGACCGGGCAGGTCGGCGTGGACAAGAAGCAATTCCTCGAAGAGGTCGTGCGCATCGCCGCGGAGCGCGGGCACGATATCAAGCTGCTCAACGTCGGCGACATGATGTATGCCGAGGCGCCCGACGTGGTGCGCGGCCGCATCCTCGATTTGCCCCGGACGCGACTGAACAGCCTTCGCCGGGCGGCGTTCAAGGACATCCTCGCGACGGCCGAGAAGTCGCCGAATGTCATCATCAACACCCACGCGACATTTCGCTGGAAGCATGGCCTGTTCGAGGCGTTTGATTTCGACCAGATGACGGCGCTGGACGCCGATCTGTACATCACGCTGGTGGACAACGTTGACGCGATTCACGAGCGGCTGCTGCGCGATCACGATCTGACGCACACGCTCAAAGACATCATGGTCTGGCGCGAGGAGGAGATTCTCGCGACGGAAATTCTCTCGCACGCCATCGGCGGCCACGGGCGCTACTACGTCCTCGCTCGCGGACAGGAAGGCGCGACGGCCAAATCGCTCGTGCGGCTCATGTTCGAGAAGGACCGCAAGCGCATCTATCCCAGCTTCCCCATGTCGCACGTGATGGACATGCCCGATGTACTGGCGGAGATCGACGGCTTCCGCGACGCGCTGGCGGAGCACTTCATCTGCTTCGATCCGGGCGACCTGGACGAAAAGCGCCTGCTCTTTGAGGCGGCCGAGGCGACCAAACGCGGCGAACAGACGTTCAAACTGGCGGTCAATCGCCGCGACCTGGTCTTCAACGTGACCGATGTCACCAGCGTGGCCCGCGACATCGACGGGCAGATTTACGCGCGCGACTTCAAGCTGATCGATCAGTCCGACATGATCGTGAGCTACATCCCCGAGCTGAAGGGCGGCATCCCCGGCCTGTCCAGCGGCGTCGAGCGCGAGTTGCAGCATGCGTTCGAGGGCACGAAGGAAGTCTTCGTCATCTGGCGGCCGAAGAAAGAGCCGTCGCCCTTTGTGACCGAGACGGCCACGAAAGTCTTCACGTCGGTCGAGGAACTGTTCCAGTATTTCCAGTCGCGCGGCTACATCGGCGATTATCAACTCAACCTGCTTCGCACCGGCGCGCCGAAGGAACGCGGCCGGTTCGGGTGATTCCTGCGAATTGACTTGTATGGGCGACCGTGGCTAAGCTCCGACGGTGCGTGAGGACGCTGAAAT includes these proteins:
- a CDS encoding translation initiation factor Sui1, which encodes MLPKDQPVRVSRKRISGGRFVTTITGLVLGDENKAAMLKRFKASLGTGGTIQDACIELQGDHRDKLVDLLRQEGYRAKPSGG
- a CDS encoding Phospholipase/Carboxylesterase, yielding MSTRKELGRAVGSGISGHAFGDVSAWIVRSRAVRRVCVVAAVAGLAFAAFSTPVAYAGPDEKPGSLTELQSQLRKEYRSGNYEAALKTAEKIQSMQPGEVYAMYNVACMNCLTGKHDEAYKWLEKAIDAGYRDADGLIEDSDFRTIRGEDRFRDLVRRIRAATPEAKQGSGVADARKKDPPAPVKKASDRQPEEEDEGDKPKKDAKPKKVVKKLSPQEASEKINELTQELIEVSSEGEKEKALKLATEAYEIAKASEVGGLISLTSYNMACMHSLKKNTDEAFKYLEEAIGAGGFGRDMKEQMEGDSDLDHIRKDARYKKLLEKAKNAQPPAAARGGRRGAADKKVGFRYEVTTPKGLNKSKAAPLVVALHGFGSSAAEEKDTWREAAASAGAILLTPQGTNQRGSSYNWGDNLDEIEENIMSAIDDVMDKQKIDKKKIVIVGFSQGGWAAYSLALRNPDTFCGVIPVCGLCKESESAFDDDAVKNLRVCILYGSDDEDEILDSNKKAAEKFKQSGAKVSIKAYDGGHAYPSDTDEALADALKFVLNN
- the pcrA_3 gene encoding ATP-dependent DNA helicase PcrA — protein: MDTDALFDDLTEPQRQAVAHTDGPLLVLAGAGSGKTRVITRRAAYIAATVASPDQILAITFTNKAAGEMRDRIANLGALGDGPYARMWVCTFHSLCARLLRLYADAAGVSRSFTILDDGDRAKLVREAIEASELRVENWTPSSVEHAISDAKNNLLTPQAYADQSMDFHGRTVARIYENYQALLARNQAVDFDDLLMLTARLLTEQDDVRATLSDRFRYLLIDEYQDTNHAQYVIASRLAAARRNICATGDPDQSIYAWRGANIQNILDFEEEYPDATVIRLEQNFRSTAAILAAASAVIACNQRRKDKALWTEQESGPAVRVWRCEDERAEAQRIAEDIAWHLREGRTGGDVAVFYRVNAMSRAIEDALRTAGIPYQIARGVEFYNRKEIRDVLAYLRAIVNPADQPALFRAMSNPSRGIGAATQAKIRALADQHGITVSDALEQLAAGGGALGKKLKAFASLMRHLRAMPSQPVRPIVEAVLSEAGFDPSAGGGQRSLGGDTSGWLESDAVENVRELVTAARQFDQDNPEGTLTDWLQQISLVSDTDALDEQGGAVTLMTLHTAKGLEFPLVYIAGLEENLLPHRRALREGEDDIEEERRLFFVGMTRAMDSLTITHAKYRMTRGITERSAASRFLSELPEGGVEQESFEIERDRARGHLGEFNEGDEAFDASGYHPGQRVRHDEYGEGTVLNVETRGRAPYVRIHFDCGERSFALEHVSLYIMDGEC
- the manC gene encoding Mannose-1-phosphate guanylyltransferase yields the protein MNHVAVILAGGSGRRLWPLSRADRPKQLLRIVEGQSLLRHAYDRLRLRLAPSNIFVVALERHLDAIAAQLEGIPRENLIGEPVGRDTANAIALAAAILNERRPGCTMGVFTADHIIRPIQTFSEIVARGYETAEAHADALVTFGIRPTEPSTQMGYIERGEPISPGVFSVKSFREKPDAATAKQYVAGGVHDWNSGMFVWRLPTIVAALQRHLPQAWETLVRVAPQWGSSTGTRAAAAVYPTLTKTSIDYAVMEKAAKVLVVEMPLEWHDLGHWTSLPIVVGGDGAGNTVSASRVAALAAKGNIVVSEEDHLIAAIGVSDLVIVHSADATLICHKSQLDRLKELLDGIGGEYGTRYD
- the yqgF gene encoding Putative Holliday junction resolvase, with translation MASVGSTARATIDHKLGGEIVQQSKRQQVEAPISRSNEGERSRRIGIRRRVIARIPDRLPIPAQSVTISRMQRILGIDYGTARIGIAAADLETKVAVPLTALAGRNDVTRDARAVADAGAEQGAAAFVVGLPLNMDDTDSQQTALTRRFAGELARLSTKPVYFQDERLSSMAAADALHDVHGGRRSGQRRAKQSGRLDAVAAQRILQAYLDSPESVLPGR
- a CDS encoding adenylate kinase; amino-acid sequence: MAKAGSTLFGKPRHEGVRVVVTGQVGVDKKQFLEEVVRIAAERGHDIKLLNVGDMMYAEAPDVVRGRILDLPRTRLNSLRRAAFKDILATAEKSPNVIINTHATFRWKHGLFEAFDFDQMTALDADLYITLVDNVDAIHERLLRDHDLTHTLKDIMVWREEEILATEILSHAIGGHGRYYVLARGQEGATAKSLVRLMFEKDRKRIYPSFPMSHVMDMPDVLAEIDGFRDALAEHFICFDPGDLDEKRLLFEAAEATKRGEQTFKLAVNRRDLVFNVTDVTSVARDIDGQIYARDFKLIDQSDMIVSYIPELKGGIPGLSSGVERELQHAFEGTKEVFVIWRPKKEPSPFVTETATKVFTSVEELFQYFQSRGYIGDYQLNLLRTGAPKERGRFG